A single window of Vigna unguiculata cultivar IT97K-499-35 chromosome 1, ASM411807v1, whole genome shotgun sequence DNA harbors:
- the LOC114183054 gene encoding uncharacterized protein LOC114183054 isoform X3: MKLTLGSVNLPHCFPKLLNCSSFGSLGRPFCSSALSSSPTCVKPQVPLFLRPPIYSTKLCDLKKWHDWAKGLSFSIGSTFVQSDNGPDSSMLCRELKWLMEDAVEDKSLGMEDDDEVTMRIDIEELYSLWKQRVHERRPFQYVVGCEHWRDLVLSVQEGVLIPRPETELVVDIVSDVVSENEDLRSGVWADLGTGSGALAIGIGGVLGNEGGRVIATDLSPVAVAVATYNVQRYCLQDKIDLREGSWFEPLKDMEGKLAGLVSNPPYIPSKDISGLQAEVGRHEPRLALDGGIEGMNALLHLCDGAALMLRSGGFFAFEDWSSG, encoded by the exons ATGAAGCTAACATTAGGCAGTGTAAATCTTCCTCATTGCTTCCCCAAACTCCTCAATTGTTCTTCTTTTGGCTCTCTGGGTAGACCCTTTTGCTCTTCAGCACTGTCATCTTCCCCCACTTGTGTGAAACCTCAAGTTCCCCTCTTTTTGAGACCACCCATTTACTCAACCAAGTTATGTGACCTCAAGAAATGGCACGATTGGGCCAAAGGTCTTTCCTTTTCAATTGGGTCAACTTTTGTGCAGTCAGATAATGGGCCAGACTCAAGCATGCTCTGCAGGGAGCTTAAGTGGCTAATGGAGGATGCTGTTGAAGACAAATCACTAGGTATGGAGGATGATGATGAGGTGACAATGAGGATTGATATAGAGGAGCTTTACAGTTTGTGGAAGCAAAGGGTCCACGAGAGGAGACCCTTTCAGTATGTGGTTGGGTGTGAGCATTGGAGGGACTTGGTGTTGAGTGTCCAGGAAGGAGTTTTGATACCAAGACCTGAGACAGAACTTGTCGTTGATATCGTGTCAGATGTGGTGTCAGAGAATGAGGATTTGAGGAGTGGGGTTTGGGCTGATTTGGGGACTGGAAGTGGTGCCCTTGCTATTGGTATTGGTGGGGTTTTGGGGAATGAAGGAGGGAGAGTTATTGCCACAGATTTAAGCCCTGTGGCTGTTGCCGTTGCAACTTATAATGTGCAGAGGTATTGCTTACAG GATAAAATTGACTTAAGGGAAGGATCCTGGTTTGAACCATTGAAAGATATGGAAGGAAAGCTAGCTGGTCTAGTGAGTAACCCTCCTTATATACCAAGTAAAGACATTTCTGGTCTACAAGCTGAAGTTGGTAGACATGAACCGAGATTAGCATTAGATGGAGGTATTGAAGGAATGAATGCTCTTCTCCATCTTTGTGATGGGGCTGCTTTAATGTTGAGATCTGGTGGATTTTTTGCTTTTGAG GACTGGAGTTCAGGATAG
- the LOC114183054 gene encoding uncharacterized protein LOC114183054 isoform X2 — protein sequence MKLTLGSVNLPHCFPKLLNCSSFGSLGRPFCSSALSSSPTCVKPQVPLFLRPPIYSTKLCDLKKWHDWAKGLSFSIGSTFVQSDNGPDSSMLCRELKWLMEDAVEDKSLGMEDDDEVTMRIDIEELYSLWKQRVHERRPFQYVVGCEHWRDLVLSVQEGVLIPRPETELVVDIVSDVVSENEDLRSGVWADLGTGSGALAIGIGGVLGNEGGRVIATDLSPVAVAVATYNVQRYCLQDKIDLREGSWFEPLKDMEGKLAGLVSNPPYIPSKDISGLQAEVGRHEPRLALDGGIEGMNALLHLCDGAALMLRSGGFFAFETNGEKQCRGLVDYMKSRSESFYNLEIRADFAGIQRFVIGFHQ from the exons ATGAAGCTAACATTAGGCAGTGTAAATCTTCCTCATTGCTTCCCCAAACTCCTCAATTGTTCTTCTTTTGGCTCTCTGGGTAGACCCTTTTGCTCTTCAGCACTGTCATCTTCCCCCACTTGTGTGAAACCTCAAGTTCCCCTCTTTTTGAGACCACCCATTTACTCAACCAAGTTATGTGACCTCAAGAAATGGCACGATTGGGCCAAAGGTCTTTCCTTTTCAATTGGGTCAACTTTTGTGCAGTCAGATAATGGGCCAGACTCAAGCATGCTCTGCAGGGAGCTTAAGTGGCTAATGGAGGATGCTGTTGAAGACAAATCACTAGGTATGGAGGATGATGATGAGGTGACAATGAGGATTGATATAGAGGAGCTTTACAGTTTGTGGAAGCAAAGGGTCCACGAGAGGAGACCCTTTCAGTATGTGGTTGGGTGTGAGCATTGGAGGGACTTGGTGTTGAGTGTCCAGGAAGGAGTTTTGATACCAAGACCTGAGACAGAACTTGTCGTTGATATCGTGTCAGATGTGGTGTCAGAGAATGAGGATTTGAGGAGTGGGGTTTGGGCTGATTTGGGGACTGGAAGTGGTGCCCTTGCTATTGGTATTGGTGGGGTTTTGGGGAATGAAGGAGGGAGAGTTATTGCCACAGATTTAAGCCCTGTGGCTGTTGCCGTTGCAACTTATAATGTGCAGAGGTATTGCTTACAG GATAAAATTGACTTAAGGGAAGGATCCTGGTTTGAACCATTGAAAGATATGGAAGGAAAGCTAGCTGGTCTAGTGAGTAACCCTCCTTATATACCAAGTAAAGACATTTCTGGTCTACAAGCTGAAGTTGGTAGACATGAACCGAGATTAGCATTAGATGGAGGTATTGAAGGAATGAATGCTCTTCTCCATCTTTGTGATGGGGCTGCTTTAATGTTGAGATCTGGTGGATTTTTTGCTTTTGAG ACAAATGGTGAGAAGCAGTGCCGGGGTCTTGTTGATTACATGAAAAGCAGAAGTGAAAGCTTCTACAATTTAGAAATACGTGCTGATTTTGCTGGTATTCAAAGATTTGTTATTGGATTTCACCAATAA
- the LOC114183054 gene encoding uncharacterized protein LOC114183054 isoform X1: protein MKLTLGSVNLPHCFPKLLNCSSFGSLGRPFCSSALSSSPTCVKPQVPLFLRPPIYSTKLCDLKKWHDWAKGLSFSIGSTFVQSDNGPDSSMLCRELKWLMEDAVEDKSLGMEDDDEVTMRIDIEELYSLWKQRVHERRPFQYVVGCEHWRDLVLSVQEGVLIPRPETELVVDIVSDVVSENEDLRSGVWADLGTGSGALAIGIGGVLGNEGGRVIATDLSPVAVAVATYNVQRYCLQDKIDLREGSWFEPLKDMEGKLAGLVSNPPYIPSKDISGLQAEVGRHEPRLALDGGIEGMNALLHLCDGAALMLRSGGFFAFEMREVLVVNRREMNLLHSLLGLDFTFYLGFSLGLRPMYCIVPKTLF from the exons ATGAAGCTAACATTAGGCAGTGTAAATCTTCCTCATTGCTTCCCCAAACTCCTCAATTGTTCTTCTTTTGGCTCTCTGGGTAGACCCTTTTGCTCTTCAGCACTGTCATCTTCCCCCACTTGTGTGAAACCTCAAGTTCCCCTCTTTTTGAGACCACCCATTTACTCAACCAAGTTATGTGACCTCAAGAAATGGCACGATTGGGCCAAAGGTCTTTCCTTTTCAATTGGGTCAACTTTTGTGCAGTCAGATAATGGGCCAGACTCAAGCATGCTCTGCAGGGAGCTTAAGTGGCTAATGGAGGATGCTGTTGAAGACAAATCACTAGGTATGGAGGATGATGATGAGGTGACAATGAGGATTGATATAGAGGAGCTTTACAGTTTGTGGAAGCAAAGGGTCCACGAGAGGAGACCCTTTCAGTATGTGGTTGGGTGTGAGCATTGGAGGGACTTGGTGTTGAGTGTCCAGGAAGGAGTTTTGATACCAAGACCTGAGACAGAACTTGTCGTTGATATCGTGTCAGATGTGGTGTCAGAGAATGAGGATTTGAGGAGTGGGGTTTGGGCTGATTTGGGGACTGGAAGTGGTGCCCTTGCTATTGGTATTGGTGGGGTTTTGGGGAATGAAGGAGGGAGAGTTATTGCCACAGATTTAAGCCCTGTGGCTGTTGCCGTTGCAACTTATAATGTGCAGAGGTATTGCTTACAG GATAAAATTGACTTAAGGGAAGGATCCTGGTTTGAACCATTGAAAGATATGGAAGGAAAGCTAGCTGGTCTAGTGAGTAACCCTCCTTATATACCAAGTAAAGACATTTCTGGTCTACAAGCTGAAGTTGGTAGACATGAACCGAGATTAGCATTAGATGGAGGTATTGAAGGAATGAATGCTCTTCTCCATCTTTGTGATGGGGCTGCTTTAATGTTGAGATCTGGTGGATTTTTTGCTTTTGAG atgcgagaggtacttgTGGTCAATAGGAGAGAGATGAATCTACTACATAGTCTACTTGGGCTGGACTTCACattttatttgggcttttctttagggctaaggcccatgtattgtaTTGTCCCTAAGACTTTATTTTGA